AGCCGCGCGTGAGAGTCGGCCAGCCCCACGTCCGCCAGAATCGCGTCGGCCTGCGGGCCCAGCTTTTCCAGCCGTGAAAGTGGCGTCCAGAATTGCCCCGGCAGGCGGCTTCTGGATTGCAGCGCCACCAGCAGGTTTTCCCGCACCGTCATGGTGGGAAACACGCTGCTGATCTGAAAAGAGCGCGACAGCCCGCGCCGCACGATCTGGTGGGGCGGCAGCGTGTCAATGCGCTCCCCAAACAGTCGGACCTCGCCCGAAGTGGGTTTCAGAAAGCCCGACAGCAGATTGAAAAGGGTGGTCTTGCCCGCCCCGTTGGGGCCGATGATGGCGTGAATCTCGCCCTCATGAATGTCTAGCGTTACGTCGTTGGTGGCGCGGAAGCCCCGGAAATCCTTGATCAGATTCCTTGCCTCCAGCGCCACACTCGGCCCGTTGTCCACGCCTATCGGTGGGGCGAGCTGGGT
The Deinococcus detaillensis DNA segment above includes these coding regions:
- a CDS encoding ABC transporter ATP-binding protein, with translation MTAQTQLAPPIGVDNGPSVALEARNLIKDFRGFRATNDVTLDIHEGEIHAIIGPNGAGKTTLFNLLSGFLKPTSGEVRLFGERIDTLPPHQIVRRGLSRSFQISSVFPTMTVRENLLVALQSRSRLPGQFWTPLSRLEKLGPQADAILADVGLADSHARLAADLSHGEKRQLEIGISLTQEPRVLLLDEPTSGMGSEGIDRVKALVRQVAQGRTVVLVEHNMSVVSELADRITVLQYGSLLASGSYDEVRQDPRVIEAYLGDEGDE